In Pieris brassicae chromosome 8, ilPieBrab1.1, whole genome shotgun sequence, the DNA window AAGACAAAACAGCATAGCATAGTGTGCaggatattaaataacaataatatattatgaccTATATGTGTCATATATGCATTACTATTTGCACAAATTGCTGGCATTAATGCATTTTAATCTAGAACTGACttacaaattaatacaattacaatatggagAATTATTTTGATCGGGATAACtgtctattttataaatctaagACTGTTAATCTTATTTCATGCGGTAAAAGTAGAGCAAATAAGAAAAGCATAACGATTTctagatatttaattatatctgtCAAAGAAAACTTAAGTCtatcattaaataatgttgtGAGTTCAGTTGAGAGATCAGTTTATTAGTTTACTCTGTGTGTAAAAACGTGtagcaaatttttaaataatgataaccatattaattataatgttgtcTTGTTTTTCAACAAATAGCTCCCGGTGGTATTCTGCGACTTTACAGAATAATAGTGCTGTAGAATCATTTCAAGAAGTTCAAAACTTTTCTCCAATATTGACTATTGATCCACAgcaatataattacataacgGAAAAACTTAAAGTGGGTGACACAGAGAGCAAATATACAAACTCCGAGCATCAGAACCGAAAAGAGCATTCCGAAAATATTATACACCAAACTCAGCATACTACCTTTAAACCGAAAAGAAAGATTTCGAGATGCAGGGAACCACCAAGaagattgaaaaaaattaagacaaaaataacaaGAGACAGTCGTTTTCTAGATATATTCGAAGTTATTGAATTTGATCATGTGCCTTGCACATCTTCTAATGGATTAGAAGGATTATGTCTTCATGAATACGATTGCCAGAAGTCAGGTGGTACTAATATGGGAGTGTGTGCTGATGGCCATGGAACGTGTTGTATAGGTAAGGTTAACAacgtataaaatttatagacaataaaatgactaatgaaaactattaaagaaaattcaaaaGCCGAATCTCGATTTATAAATGACTCAGTTCTTACAAGAATTGAACCCTCTTTTGatagttacatattaataaataaaataccaattttctaataaattcaCAAAATTACAATACTGATCTACGTGCTAATTTATGCGTTCCTAAACGTCCAGCCTAAAATTTAAATCGGCAACCAGAAATCCTGAGGTGGGTACTAGACTCTAATGTTAACACGtgttttatcataatttcAGTGCAATTCACATGCGAGAGTAAATCTGCATCTCCCAAAGGGTGGTTTACTAATCGAGAGTATCCCTTACCAACTATTGATAGACTGTCGTGCATCATTACTTTGGAGAAAGCATGGCCAGAAGTTAAGCAATTAAGACTGGATTTTTTAACCTTTGAGGTATGTATAGCCAGTCGTTCGTTGGTATACACTGCCTCCGTGTTGTACTTCTTAAAGAAGATCGCGTGATAGCATGATCGAACTCTGAATGTTCCTTGTAAGTTACAATTCAGTTCCAGTAGCggctaaattttaattgtttcagcGAAGGGTAAATGGCGAATATGGCCGAACGACCTATTAAGGGTTTCAAGGCGTCACCAACAAATGATAAGCTAGATTATATGATTCAGGATGCCTTATAatgatacatatatatacatacatacatgtaaactatttttttttgtttttagttgtTACCTCCCAACTCTGGCAATTGTGAACAGGACCAATTCATAATAACGGGTCAAGATGTTAACAACGTGTTACCGATCCTATGCGGAATCAATACGGGCCAACACGGTATTtcctaaattttaataaaatttgcttTGACCTTGCAACCAGTCTGATGTCTGACGAATAATAATTAGTCTAAAGATtgtttaatgataaatatctacctacattttattaatcatttcTGATTAATAATCTTACTATCGtagatattacaaaaataatttatttttttaaccaaagTGAACAAGGCATATATGTAATGATATTAGAATTTGTTAATAGATTTCCTTGTTAAACAAACACACATAGTGATATGACATTAATTAGGTAATTATATGCAGATAGATACACAATTCCTTGGTGTACAGCTGTTGTGATCACTGATCCAGTTTTCTTTATACGCCTGTAGATTTTTAAAGATCTCTTAGTATCTCCTTTATGCGTCAATCCTATATAACCTTACCTCGGCGTAGACTCGTGACGATCAGTTTATGACCGtaagttatttgtttttcaggGACTTGTAAGCAAATTTTCCGTCCTATATTTTGTTCACGAATAGGTTCTATTCAAACTGctctatacattttaatatatataattctatcgtaatatatatatatatatataatacacatgtagtatgtcactgaactcctcttaaacggctggaccaaatgatttttttgtatgcgctTGGGTGGCGGCCTTGAtagtttagattcacaaatcaggtACTTTCATAATGCTAATGTTGTATAGTTTTAACGTATTTTAATGTTTGCAGTTTATGTAGAAGTTGGAAATTCGGCAGGTCCTATCAATTTGTCGATTCAAACCGTCACACCTGAGAGTCGAATATTTGCTATAAAGGTATAtcaaatgataataaaagtattaaaatatcattcatTAATGTAGGTAAAATAATGCATACTTATTGTCGTAACTGgttcttaatttacatttaatgacAGTTCTTAACTCAAGGGCGTAGGACGTACGAGAAGAATTGGCAAC includes these proteins:
- the LOC123713327 gene encoding uncharacterized protein LOC123713327, encoding MLSCFSTNSSRWYSATLQNNSAVESFQEVQNFSPILTIDPQQYNYITEKLKVGDTESKYTNSEHQNRKEHSENIIHQTQHTTFKPKRKISRCREPPRRLKKIKTKITRDSRFLDIFEVIEFDHVPCTSSNGLEGLCLHEYDCQKSGGTNMGVCADGHGTCCIVQFTCESKSASPKGWFTNREYPLPTIDRLSCIITLEKAWPEVKQLRLDFLTFELLPPNSGNCEQDQFIITGQDVNNVLPILCGINTGQHVYVEVGNSAGPINLSIQTVTPESRIFAIKIEINELSTRPNNRYNDS